Proteins from one Anopheles nili chromosome 2, idAnoNiliSN_F5_01, whole genome shotgun sequence genomic window:
- the LOC128730362 gene encoding trifunctional enzyme subunit beta, mitochondrial, translating into MAYNLVNIAKSTSSLTGNLAKTALRSISTSGIVYEPRRLPDKTGKNVVLVDGVRTPFLTSGSDYSKLMPHELARHSLLSLLRKTKVDKEVIDYIVYGTVIQEVKTSNIAREAALTAGFSNKTPAHTVTMACISSNQAITTGMGLIATGTYDAIVAGGVEFMSDVPIRHSRKMRSLMLRANKAKTMGQRLQLLSTIRPDFFAPELPAVAEFSSGETMGHSADRLAAAFNASRQEQDDYALRSHTLAKEAQEKGYFTDLVPFKVAGVDKTIEKDNGIRVSTKESLAKLKPAFVKPYGTVTAANASFLTDGASACLIMTEEKAKALGLRPKAYLREFLYVSQDPVDQLLLGPAYGIPKLLKKAGLTMKDIDAWEIHEAFAGQIIANLKALDSDYFCKNYLGLNEKFGTPDMSKWNNWGGSLSIGHPFAATGVRLCMHAANRLVRENGQLGLIAACAAGGQGVAMLVERHPEANAE; encoded by the exons ATGGCTTACAATCTAGTTAACATAGCTAAATCTACCTCATCCCTGACGGGAAATCTCGCGAAAACCG CTCTTCGCAGTATCAGTACCTCTGGCATTGTTTACGAGCCGCGCCGTTTGCCAGACAAAACCGGTAAAAATGTAGTGTTGGTAGATGGCGTGAGAACGCCTTTCCTGACTTCCGGATCCGACTACTCGAAATTGATGCCCCATGAGCTCGCCCGCCATTCGCTCCT GAGTCTTTTGCGCAAGACTAAGGTAGACAAAGAGGTGATCGATTACATTGTATACGGCACCGTAATCCAAGAGGTGAAAACTTCAAACATTGCCCGGGAAGCTGCGCTCACCGCTGGGTTCAGCAACAAAACTCCTGCCCATACCGTTACGATGGCTTGCATCAGCTCGAATCAAGCAATCACTACCGGGATGGGGCTAATCGCCACCGGTACATACGACGCCATCGTAGCCGGCGGTGTTGAGTTCATGTCCGACGTGCCGATCCGTCACAGCCGTAAGATGCGCTCGTTGATGTTGCGTGCCAATAAGGCAAAAACAATGGGCCAACGGCTGCAGTTACTGTCCACAATCCGGCCCGATTTCTTCGCCCCTGAGCTTCCGGCTGTGGCCGAATTCTCGTCCGGAGAAACCATGGGCCACTCAGCCGATCGGTTGGCAGCCGCCTTTAATGCGTCTCGCCAGGAGCAGGACGATTATGCGTTGCGTTCTCATACGCTTGCCAAAGAAGCACAAGAGAAGGGCTACTTCACGGACTTGGTCCCCTTCAAAGTGGCTGGCGTGGACAAGACGATCGAGAAGGATAATGGAATTCGCGTGTCTACGAAAGAATCGCTAGCCAAGCTGAAGCCGGCATTTGTGAAGCCGTACGGCACGGTGACCGCAGCCAACGCTTCCTTCCTTACCGATGGCGCTTCGGCTTGCCTGATTATGACCGAGGAGAAAGCCAAAGCGCTGGGCTTGCGGCCGAAAGCGTATCTGCGAGAATTTTTATACGTCTCGCAAGATCCAGTCGACCAACTGCTTCTCGGTCCGGCCTATGGAATCCCGAAGCTGCTGAAAAAGGCCGGGCTCACGATGAAGGACATCGACGCGTGGGAAATCCACGAGGCATTTGCT GGACAAATTATTGCCAACCTTAAAGCACTCGATTCGGACTACTTTTGCAAAAACTATCTGGGACTAAACGAAAAGTTCGGTACGCCCGACATGTCGAAGTGGAACAATTGGGGAGGATCACTTTCGATTGGACATCCGTTTGCGGCTACTGGTGTGCGTCTGTGCATGCATGCG GCAAACCGTCTGGTGCGTGAAAACGGACAACTCGGCCTCATTGCTGCTTGTGCTGCCGGTGGACAGGGCGTCGCCATGTTAGTCGAACGGCATCCGGAAGCTAATGCCGAGTAG
- the LOC128720581 gene encoding small integral membrane protein 20-like, which yields MAPIVLKGRNYALLVGGIVGFIALACYPIIVHPMLHPEEYKQVQKVNRAGIKQEEIQPGNMRVWSDPFKPREDVKR from the exons ATGGCACCGATTGTTCTGAAAGGGAGGAACTACGCATTGCTTGTTGGTGGCATCGTTGGATTCATAGCCCTCGCGTGCTATCCTATCATCGTACATCCGATGCTGCACCCTGAAGAATACA AGCAAGTGCAAAAAGTAAATAGAGCGGGAATCAAACAGGAAGAAATCCAGCCAGGAA ATATGCGTGTATGGAGTGATCCTTTCAAACCGCGCGAAGACGTTAAGCGATAA
- the LOC128721351 gene encoding ADP-ribosylation factor-like protein 6: MGLFDKLANMLKMKKEQINILVVGLNNSGKSTIVNHFKNPNERTSIVVPTVGFSVERFEICLLIPDQGVFFTAFDMSGATRYRSLWEHHFKSCQGIVFVIDSSDRMRLVVVKDELEILLQHPDISNRRVPILFFANKMDCTDALSSVKIAAGLGLEKIKDKPWHISSSNALTGEGLQDGVQWMVHQIRECVANSKEHR; this comes from the exons ATGGGGCTGTTTGATAAGCTGGCCAACATGCTTAAGATGAAAAAGGAGCAGATCAACATTCTGGTCGTCGGACTGAACAACAGTGGCAAATCGACGATTGTGAACCACTTCAAGAACCCGAACGAGCGGACATCGATAGTCGTCCCGACGGTTGGATTCAGCGTGGAGCGATTCGAAA TTTGCCTTTTGATTCCAGACCAAGGAGTGTTTTTCACCGCATTCGATATGTCTGGAGCGACGCGCTACCGGAGCCTATGGGAGCATCACTTCAAATCCTGCCAAGGAATAGTGTTTGTGATCGATTCGAGCGATCGAATGCGATTAG TGGTCGTTAAGGACGAGCTAGAAATCCTTTTGCAACACCCAGACATTTCCAACCGACGCGTTcctattctttttttcgccaacaaGATGGactgcaccgatgcactgTCTAGTGTTAAAATCGCAGCTGgattggggttggaaaaaatcAAAGATAAACCGTGGCACATCAGCTCGAGCAATGCGCTAACCGGCGAGGGTTTGCAGGACGGCGTGCAGTGGATGGTGCACCAGATAAGAGAATGTGTTGCAAACAGCAAAGAGCATAGGTAG
- the LOC128721350 gene encoding peroxiredoxin-6-like: protein MRIGATIPNFQTDTTKGPIDFYDWLGDSWCVLFSHPADFTPVCTTELGRIAVHQEHFAKRNVKVLAHSVDDLKCHVDWVNDIKSYCPDIIGNFPYPIIADPSRELAVKFGMLDEKDKDNVELAHTVRALFIISPDKKVRLTMHYPTSTGRNVDEILRVIDSLQLTDRLKVIATPANWTPGTKVMILPSVSEEDADKLFPNGIERVSMPSGNVYVRTTTDYK, encoded by the exons aTGCGTATCGGAGCGACGATTCCTAACTTCCAGACGGACACCACCAAAGGACCGATCGATTTCTACGACTGGCTCGGTGATTC TTGGTGCGTGCTTTTCTCGCATCCAGCCGACTTTACGCCGGTCTGCACGACCGAGCTAGGACGAATCGCGGTACACCAGGAGCACTTTGCGAAGCGCAATGTCAAGGTGCTGGCACACTCCGTCGATGACCTAAAATGCCACGTGGATTGGGTGAAT GACATTAAATCGTACTGCCCGGACATCATTGGGAACTTCCCGTATCCGATCATAGCTGATCCGAGCCGGGAATTGGCCGTTAAGTTTGGCATGCTCGACGAGAAGGACAAGGACAACGTAGAGCTGGCGCACACGGTTCGGGCGTTATTTATCATCAGCCCTGATAAGAAGGTCCGGCTGACGATGCACTACCCAACGTCCACCGGGCGTAATGTCGA TGAGATTCTACGCGTAATCGATTCTCTGCAGTTGACCGATCGCTTGAAGGTGATTGCAACGCCTGCCAATTGGACG CCGGGAACGAAGGTCATGATTTTGCCGTCCGTCAGCGAGGAAGACGCCGACAAGCTGTTTCCCAACGGCATCGAGCGCGTCTCCATGCCTTCCGGCAACGTGTACGTTCGTACGACGACCGATTACAAGTAA